A stretch of the Rodentibacter haemolyticus genome encodes the following:
- a CDS encoding anthranilate synthase component II, with product MKLLIINNHDSFTFNLVDLIRRLQVPFEVWNVEGLQESTPEFFTHILISPGPDVPRAYPQLFNMLEKYHQKKSILGVCLGHQTLCEFFGGTLYNLAAVRHGQKHCLKVRSNSPLFLGLPKQFEIGLYHSWAVQREDFPEPLEITAVCDENVVMAMQHNYLPIYGVQFHPESYMSEYGEQILQNWLNIVN from the coding sequence ATGAAATTACTCATTATTAATAATCACGATTCTTTTACTTTCAATTTAGTGGATCTTATTCGCCGTCTTCAAGTGCCTTTTGAGGTGTGGAATGTCGAAGGTTTGCAAGAAAGCACGCCTGAATTTTTCACGCATATTTTAATTTCTCCCGGCCCTGATGTCCCGCGGGCTTATCCGCAATTATTTAATATGTTGGAAAAATATCATCAAAAAAAATCAATTCTCGGTGTTTGTTTAGGGCATCAAACGTTGTGTGAATTTTTCGGTGGAACACTTTATAACTTGGCTGCGGTTCGTCATGGGCAAAAACATTGTTTAAAAGTGCGGTCAAATTCCCCGTTATTTTTGGGTTTGCCGAAACAATTCGAAATCGGTTTATATCATTCTTGGGCTGTGCAAAGGGAAGATTTTCCCGAACCATTGGAGATTACCGCCGTTTGTGATGAAAATGTCGTGATGGCAATGCAGCATAACTATTTGCCGATTTATGGCGTACAGTTTCATCCGGAATCTTATATGTCGGAATATGGCGAGCAAATTTTGCAAAATTGGTTAAATATCGTGAACTAA